From one Gemmatimonadota bacterium genomic stretch:
- the larE gene encoding ATP-dependent sacrificial sulfur transferase LarE has product MSSSSRAPAPIADVVPRAAVGAEAESATDLDAGVDADAAVGAEAEAREAALAGWLLQQGSVLVGFSGGVDSAYLATLALEVLGATRMLAVIGRSASYPASQWATARAVADRFGIPVLEVDTDELNDPRYAANPVNRCYYCKTELWDRLAPIAEERGLAVVIDGTNADDLGDYRPGAAAAREHGVRSPMADVGLTKRDIRALSARRGIPTWSQPSSPCLSSRLPYGTAVTPARLAQVERAEAALRALGVSGDLRVRHHGELARVELGADELAVWLEPASAARVASAVRGAGFARVAIDLRGFRSGSLNVLSGVTADAS; this is encoded by the coding sequence ATGTCGTCCTCTTCACGCGCGCCAGCGCCCATCGCCGACGTCGTTCCGCGCGCGGCGGTCGGCGCCGAAGCGGAGTCGGCCACCGACCTCGACGCTGGCGTCGACGCGGATGCGGCTGTGGGCGCCGAGGCCGAAGCGCGCGAGGCGGCCCTGGCCGGCTGGCTCCTGCAACAGGGGTCGGTCCTCGTCGGCTTCAGTGGCGGGGTCGATTCCGCGTATCTCGCGACGCTCGCGCTCGAGGTACTCGGCGCCACGCGGATGCTCGCGGTCATCGGACGCTCGGCCTCGTACCCGGCGTCGCAGTGGGCGACCGCGCGTGCGGTCGCCGATCGCTTCGGTATTCCGGTCCTCGAGGTCGACACCGACGAGCTGAACGATCCGCGCTACGCGGCCAATCCCGTCAATCGCTGCTACTACTGCAAGACCGAGTTGTGGGACCGACTCGCCCCGATCGCCGAGGAACGGGGGCTCGCGGTGGTGATCGACGGAACCAACGCCGACGATCTCGGTGACTATCGCCCGGGTGCGGCGGCAGCGCGCGAGCACGGCGTTCGCTCGCCGATGGCCGACGTGGGGCTCACCAAGCGCGACATCCGCGCCCTGTCGGCGCGCCGCGGGATCCCCACGTGGTCGCAGCCATCGTCGCCCTGCCTCTCGTCTCGCCTGCCGTACGGCACGGCGGTCACCCCAGCGCGTCTGGCGCAGGTCGAGCGCGCGGAGGCGGCGCTGCGCGCGCTTGGTGTGTCCGGCGACCTGCGCGTGCGACATCATGGAGAACTCGCGCGCGTCGAACTGGGGGCCGACGAACTCGCCGTCTGGCTGGAGCCGGCGTCGGCGGCGCGCGTGGCGAGCGCGGTGCGCGGCGCGGGCTTCGCGCGCGTGGCGATCGACCTGCGCGGCTTTCGCTCGGGATCGCTCAACGTCCTCAGTGGCGTGACCGCCGACGCATCATGA